From the genome of Mycteria americana isolate JAX WOST 10 ecotype Jacksonville Zoo and Gardens chromosome 12, USCA_MyAme_1.0, whole genome shotgun sequence, one region includes:
- the MED9 gene encoding mediator of RNA polymerase II transcription subunit 9: MASGGAAARAAEEPPPPEPPAEQKPPPPPPPPAQEEFSFLPLVHDIIKCMDKDSQDVHQVLNELKNKFQEMRKLISSMPGIGVSPEQQQQQLQNLREQVRTKNELLQKYKSLCMFEIPKE, translated from the exons ATGGCCTCGGGGGGAGCCGCCGCTCGCGCCgccgaggagccgccgccgcccgagccGCCCGCCGAGCagaagccgccgccgccgccgccgccgcccgcgcagGAGGAGTTCTCCTTCCTGCCGCTCGTCCACGACATCATCAAATG catGGACAAGGACAGCCAGGATGTTCACCAGGTGCTGAATGAGCTCAAGAACAAGTTCCAGGAGATGAGGAAGCTGATCAGCTCCATGCCCGGCATCGGTGtgagcccagagcagcagcagcagcagctgcagaacctgCGGGAGCAGGTCCGGACCAAAAATGAACTGCTGCAGAAGTACAAGAGCCTTTGCATGTTTGAAATCCCCAAGGAGTAG